The following coding sequences are from one Salmo trutta chromosome 36, fSalTru1.1, whole genome shotgun sequence window:
- the LOC115175739 gene encoding keratinocyte differentiation factor 1 isoform X1: MPSSSTGSPRPWSEPGGQEGLVPLAPKHHLSRGHSTSLESCYEERCVDPVEERHQGPKVTYHKANRRDAQSREAEETIGFIPGSGDSPSGGQGCGPCAHSSPGSCKSWVCSVLTCGLYRVCRSTILAPSPRQSSPDDNREKVSLRGLQGHLGTNDPQTSKESGGDSDWPEDVYIRGVKVHISTMEKEPVVVNRPPLHNGRGGGRRYSPPSYSWNEGDMGDLSVGDVDSLITQKLLELYSEYQIEELAHCTSDSVFLKKTSEISQLISDLAEEHQLDEQDAECRLVKGIIRISTRKSKKRPQCKKSQRRTSDSGNETMSNYQASTISNNNDYCIQISKETDSDMNARNMRINSGAGKRLDVCAVQCYCSCSHH; the protein is encoded by the exons ATGCCCAGCAGCAGCACAGGGAGCCCCAGACCCTGGTCCGAGCCAGGGGGTCAGGAAGGCCTCGTCCCTTTGGCACCCAAACATCACCTCTCCCGGGGCCACAGCACCAGCCTGGAGTCCTGCTATGAGGAGCGATGTGTGGACCCGGTGGAGGAGAGGCACCAGGGGCCAAAGGTTACATACCACAAGGCCAACCGCAGGGACGCGCAGAGCAGGGAGGCAGAGGAGACCATCGGCTTCATCCCCGGATCTGGAGACTCTCCTTCAGGGGGTCAGGGGTGTGGTCCCTGTGCCCACTCCTCCCCAGGCAGCTGTAAGAGCTGGGTGTGCAGTGTGCTGACCTGTGGACTCTACAGGGTGTGTCGGAGCACCATCCTGGCCCCTAGTCCCAGACAGAGCTCCCCAGATGACAATCGGGAGAAGGTCAGCCTCCGGGGTCTCCAGGGCCACCTTGGGACCAATGACCCCCAAACCAGTAAGGAGAGTGGTGGTGACTCTGATTGGCCGGAGGACGTCTACATCAGAGGGGTCAAAGTGCACATTTCCACAATGGAGAAGGAGCCGGTGGTCGTTAACAGGCCTCCGTTACACAAtggaagaggtggagggagacgGTACAGCCCTCCCTCCTACTCCTGGAACGAGGGGGATATGGGTGATCTGAGCGTGGGTGATGTGGACTCTCTGATCACCCAAAAGCTTCTGGAGCTGTACTCTGAGTACCAGATCGAGGAGCTGGCCCACTGCACCTCAGACTCGGTGTTCCTGAAGAAGACCAGTGAAATCAGCCAGCTGATCAGTGACCTGGCCGAAGAGCATCAGCTTGATGAGCAGGATGCAGAGTGTCGACTGGTCAAGGGCATCATCAG GATCAGCACTAGGAAGAGCAAGAAGAGACCTCAGTGCAAAAAGTCACAGAGGAGAACCTCCGACAGCGGTAACGAAACCATGAGCAACTATCAAGCATCAACCATCAGCAATAACA ATGATTATTGTATCCAGATATCCAAGGAGACAGATTCTGATATGAATGCTAGGAACATGAGGATCAACAGTGGAGCAGGTAAGAGACTTGACGTGTGTGCTGTGCAGTGTTATTGTAGTTGTAGTCATCATTAA
- the LOC115175739 gene encoding keratinocyte differentiation factor 1 isoform X2: MPSSSTGSPRPWSEPGGQEGLVPLAPKHHLSRGHSTSLESCYEERCVDPVEERHQGPKVTYHKANRRDAQSREAEETIGFIPGSGDSPSGGQGCGPCAHSSPGSCKSWVCSVLTCGLYRVCRSTILAPSPRQSSPDDNREKVSLRGLQGHLGTNDPQTSKESGGDSDWPEDVYIRGVKVHISTMEKEPVVVNRPPLHNGRGGGRRYSPPSYSWNEGDMGDLSVGDVDSLITQKLLELYSEYQIEELAHCTSDSVFLKKTSEISQLISDLAEEHQLDEQDAECRLVKGIIRISTRKSKKRPQCKKSQRRTSDSGNETMSNYQASTISNNNDYCIQISKETDSDMNARNMRINSGAGPEP, encoded by the exons ATGCCCAGCAGCAGCACAGGGAGCCCCAGACCCTGGTCCGAGCCAGGGGGTCAGGAAGGCCTCGTCCCTTTGGCACCCAAACATCACCTCTCCCGGGGCCACAGCACCAGCCTGGAGTCCTGCTATGAGGAGCGATGTGTGGACCCGGTGGAGGAGAGGCACCAGGGGCCAAAGGTTACATACCACAAGGCCAACCGCAGGGACGCGCAGAGCAGGGAGGCAGAGGAGACCATCGGCTTCATCCCCGGATCTGGAGACTCTCCTTCAGGGGGTCAGGGGTGTGGTCCCTGTGCCCACTCCTCCCCAGGCAGCTGTAAGAGCTGGGTGTGCAGTGTGCTGACCTGTGGACTCTACAGGGTGTGTCGGAGCACCATCCTGGCCCCTAGTCCCAGACAGAGCTCCCCAGATGACAATCGGGAGAAGGTCAGCCTCCGGGGTCTCCAGGGCCACCTTGGGACCAATGACCCCCAAACCAGTAAGGAGAGTGGTGGTGACTCTGATTGGCCGGAGGACGTCTACATCAGAGGGGTCAAAGTGCACATTTCCACAATGGAGAAGGAGCCGGTGGTCGTTAACAGGCCTCCGTTACACAAtggaagaggtggagggagacgGTACAGCCCTCCCTCCTACTCCTGGAACGAGGGGGATATGGGTGATCTGAGCGTGGGTGATGTGGACTCTCTGATCACCCAAAAGCTTCTGGAGCTGTACTCTGAGTACCAGATCGAGGAGCTGGCCCACTGCACCTCAGACTCGGTGTTCCTGAAGAAGACCAGTGAAATCAGCCAGCTGATCAGTGACCTGGCCGAAGAGCATCAGCTTGATGAGCAGGATGCAGAGTGTCGACTGGTCAAGGGCATCATCAG GATCAGCACTAGGAAGAGCAAGAAGAGACCTCAGTGCAAAAAGTCACAGAGGAGAACCTCCGACAGCGGTAACGAAACCATGAGCAACTATCAAGCATCAACCATCAGCAATAACA ATGATTATTGTATCCAGATATCCAAGGAGACAGATTCTGATATGAATGCTAGGAACATGAGGATCAACAGTGGAGCAG
- the LOC115176213 gene encoding uncharacterized protein LOC115176213: protein MVSSWNAKGIHPKTFSLQPRSSNSGSVQNFLRSHLFKSTLQNSVAQSGLYQSVREMASTPYLQAPSRGSSGTSFRPGPLHFGSTEGGSATNAYKPSFSQYVKPYQSSYASASSGSTSSQSAQRIDASRSSSIPTSSLASISSVFTPSRNSYGTYKPGSILGATPRQSLFTSNQGGSGSIYSQNVLAPNQKPSSTTPAKSNHRQVSGQMGYYQPSYVASSGPITILHSSAQAGSSSTHVQKPSSSKAAPGQSYTPNAVKSIPSYARGPNQSIFFNLHGPTQSRTSTPQSFALVSIYNIPARYGGTHIRRLQDRIPSGRSASTSHSKTSSSVNKPQQNHTPAAKKEGPSTTDVQVSRSTRSEPRT from the coding sequence ATGGTTTCAAGTTGGAACGCAAAGGGAATCCATCCCAAAACCTTTTCGTTACAGCCTCGTTCAAGCAACTCTGGATCTGTTCAGAATTTCCTGAGAAGCCATTTATTCAAGTCAACCCTCCAGAATTCTGTGGCACAAAGTGGACTCTACCAGTCCGTAAGGGAAATGGCTTCCACCCCTTACCTTCAAGCTCCCTCACGTGGTTCTTCAGGGACTTCATTTAGACCAGGTCCTCTGCATTTTGGGTCTACTGAAGGTGGGAGTGCAACAAATGCGTACAAGCCCAGCTTTTCTCAATATGTCAAGCCATACCAGAGCAGCTATGCTTCTGCCAGTAGTGGTTCAACTTCTAGTCAATCTGCCCAGAGAATAGATGCCTCCAGAAGCAGCAGTATCCCTACATCTAGCCTGGCGTCTATCTCCAGTGTATTTACGCCTAGTAGAAACTCCTATGGAACCTACAAGCCTGGCTCTATCCTTGGAGCAACACCACGCCAGAGCCTGTTTACCTCTAACCAGGGTGGCAGTGGTTCAATCTACAGCCAGAATGTCCTTGCCCCCAACCAGAAACCAAGCAGCACTACACCTGCCAAAAGCAACCACAGGCAAGTCTCTGGTCAGATGGGGTACTACCAGCCTAGCTATGTTGCCAGTAGTGGGCCAATCACCATCCTCCATAGTTCTGCCCAGGCTGGCAGTTCTTCAACCCATGTCCAGAAACCAAGCAGCTCTAAAGCTGCCCCCGGGCAAAGCTATACTCCCAATGCTGTGAAGTCAATCCCTAGCTATGCCAGAGGACCTAACCAGAGCATTTTCTTTAACCTCCATGGCCCTACCCAGAGCAGGACCAGCACACCTCAAAGCTTTGCACTGGTCTCCATCTACAACATCCCAGCACGCTACGGTGGCACTCATATCCGTCGGCTCCAAGACCGTATTCCTAGTGGGCGTAGTGCCTCCACTAGCCACTCCAAAACCAGCTCAAGTGTTAACAAGCCACAGCAAAACCACACTCCGGCTGCCAAGAAGGAAGGCCCCAGCACTACCGATGTCCAAGTCTCACGCTCTACTAGATCAGAGCCCAGAACATGA